TCCATGTTCTCCGCTCCCCTTTGTTCATGATCTTTTAAACATCATATCACGTTTAAAAAAACACACTCCATCTTTGAAGTGTGTTTTATCATTAACTATTCAAACGCTCAATTAAATCATGTAGTTTTTCCAAGGATTCTATATTTTTATTACACTTGGTACTGTCTTGGCAAATGTAATTTCCGCGTCTCACAAAAGTATCTAGGGTTGAACCTTTAGTTTGAGAAACAAAAAGCCCGACTTCTTCATGTTTATTACAAAGCGTACAAATGCCCTTTTGGCTGGACGCTTTAAACGTACCATGTAAACCAATCAGTTTGTCTTGATAGTTCGTCACAATATATTTACGACCTGACCCTTTATCGTACCAACCGAGATACGTGGTTTCCTTCCAATCTATCTCCTCCAAGTTGGGAAGCTTCAGTTTTTTCGCCTTTGGAAATAGCTTTTTCAGCGTTTGTTCGGATACGTCTTGGAAAGGAATAACCAATGGCTTTATCAAAAAAAGAAACTCGTCCGCATCCATTCTCTCTTTAATGCTCTCGAATCGCTCCAGCTCTTCTCTTTGCTCTTCTGTGATATTTGGAAACAGGTTAATGACCCGCTCCTTGGTTAAGGTTCGTAAAGCATTCAACACTCTTACATCACTTGAAGTGGAAT
This DNA window, taken from Bacillus carboniphilus, encodes the following:
- a CDS encoding FusB/FusC family EF-G-binding protein encodes the protein MEPFIQSYEFNFIKNQANILVNGHSTSSDVRVLNALRTLTKERVINLFPNITEEQREELERFESIKERMDADEFLFLIKPLVIPFQDVSEQTLKKLFPKAKKLKLPNLEEIDWKETTYLGWYDKGSGRKYIVTNYQDKLIGLHGTFKASSQKGICTLCNKHEEVGLFVSQTKGSTLDTFVRRGNYICQDSTKCNKNIESLEKLHDLIERLNS